In a genomic window of Amblyomma americanum isolate KBUSLIRL-KWMA chromosome 4, ASM5285725v1, whole genome shotgun sequence:
- the ohgt gene encoding E3 ubiquitin ligase component cereblon, whose product MADDIIHLVPRADDADEEEDSASASAMDVSYDTSLPAQHTYLGNDMEDLTGRTVFEEDSLQTIPVLTSHDVILVPGQILPLQIFRPLEISMMHRIIENDRTFGIVGESANSASPQPLGTTAEIRSYKEEVDELSGVGTLLVKAEGRQRFRIISSRTRSDGILMASIKILPDKPTVDVGEVARLPSLARFRERTVTRLAPSGRHRDPYGFAHMTVWPSWVYRQYDANLLVSKIEAELRDWTENFATLSLPRDPCRFSYWVASSLLLDDKLRLEMLSYNNTVQRLRCELSVLRDCRVLTCKECSQKMADRSDVFSMSQSGPQGAYVNPHGYVHEMITVRKATGVYLNGRPSTLYSWFPGYAWTILQCSGCHCHVGWRFTASNKALLPKKFWGLCRAAIRPALQTEGR is encoded by the coding sequence ATGGCGGATGATATAATACACCTCGTTCCGAGGGCAGACGACGCTGACGAGGAGGAGGACTCGGCGTCCGCTTCCGCGATGGACGTCTCGTACGACACCTCCCTGCCAGCGCAGCACACATACCTTGGTAATGACATGGAGGATCTCACCGGTAGGACGGTCTTCGAGGAGGACAGCCTGCAGACGATACCGGTACTGACATCCCATGACGTCATACTGGTACCGGGCCAGATCTTACCGCTACAAATATTTCGCCCCCTGGAGATATCCATGATGCACAGAATTATAGAAAACGACCGGACATTCGGCATTGTAGGCGAAAGCGCGAACAGCGCGTCTCCCCAACCGCTCGGCACTACTGCTGAAATACGCTCTTATAAAGAAGAGGTCGACGAATTGTCCGGTGTGGGAACCCTCTTGGTGAAGGCGGAAGGCCGCCAGAGGTTTCGTATAATCAGCTCCCGCACGAGAAGCGACGGAATTTTGATGGCCAGCATCAAAATACTCCCCGACAAGCCAACTGTTGACGTCGGCGAAGTCGCCCGACTTCCGAGCCTGGCAAGGTTCCGTGAGCGCACCGTTACCCGGCTCGCCCCGAGTGGGCGCCACAGGGACCCGTACGGCTTCGCCCACATGACAGTTTGGCCTTCCTGGGTGTACCGCCAGTACGACGCGAATCTGCTGGTGTCCAAGATAGAGGCTGAATTGCGCGACTGGACTGAGAATTTCGCCACGCTCAGCCTGCCGAGGGATCCATGTCGCTTTTCCTACTGGGTCGCGAGCAGCCTCCTCCTGGACGACAAACTCCGGCTCGAGATGCTGTCTTACAACAACACTGTTCAGAGGCTACGCTGTGAACTGTCTGTTCTTCGTGACTGTCGTGTGCTCACGTGCAAGGAATGCAGCCAGAAGATGGCTGACCGGAGCGATGTGTTCAGCATGTCACAGAGCGGACCGCAGGGTGCCTATGTAAACCCTCACGGGTATGTGCATGAGATGATAACAGTGCGCAAAGCCACTGGCGTATACCTGAATGGTCGCCCGAGCACGCTTTACAGCTGGTTTCCTGGCTATGCATGGACGATTCTGCAGTGCAGTGGCTGTCATTGCCATGTCGGGTGGAGGTTCACTGCTTCCAACAAGGCCCTGCTTCCAAAGAAGTTTTGGGGATTGTGCAGAGCTGCAATACGGCCTGCTCTACAGACTGAAGGGCGTTGA